In one Pseudanabaenaceae cyanobacterium SKYG29 genomic region, the following are encoded:
- a CDS encoding pentapeptide repeat-containing protein: MGWLLLCLWCIVLCFAPLTAWAEKYDKRVLVGADFSGQDLRTSQFNKTVLREAKFVNANLKGVSLFGADLTDADLTGANLTNATIDTARLTRANLTNAILEGAFAYGVNFQGAIIDGADFTDVDLREAVRAQLCKVARGRNPVTGRATRETLLCDG; encoded by the coding sequence ATGGGCTGGTTGTTGTTGTGTCTCTGGTGCATTGTTCTCTGCTTTGCTCCTTTAACGGCTTGGGCGGAAAAATACGACAAGCGCGTGTTGGTGGGGGCGGACTTTTCCGGGCAGGATTTGCGCACTTCCCAGTTCAACAAAACTGTGCTCAGGGAGGCTAAATTTGTCAATGCCAATCTCAAGGGTGTGAGTCTCTTTGGCGCGGACTTAACCGATGCGGACTTGACAGGGGCAAATTTAACTAATGCCACGATCGATACTGCTCGCCTCACTCGCGCTAATCTCACCAATGCTATTTTAGAAGGGGCATTTGCCTATGGGGTCAATTTCCAGGGGGCAATTATTGACGGGGCAGACTTTACGGATGTGGATTTACGAGAGGCAGTACGTGCCCAACTTTGCAAAGTAGCTAGAGGGAGAAATCCAGTCACAGGTAGGGCAACCAGAGAAACTCTACTGTGTGATGGCTGA
- the secD gene encoding protein translocase subunit SecD, which translates to MRKQLPLLLFVFALFVATIVFLIFRPPRLGLDLRGGSVITLQAKPNPSQGIPTITPSILSEVRGVVERRLNGLGVAEIVVQTSGDDRIVVQLPGVNSPAQAEQVLGKTAQLEFRPQKRGTEAEFKTRLQERQLLSLELSDPKLTPEKKAELEAKLEKNKQAILELFEPIGLRGDLLVNAQATNDGTQWGVSLQFNKEGGELFAQASAQVAGTGRSLGAFLDGELVTAPVVDAKYAETGITGGRAFISGSFTVESATNLAIQLRSGALPVPLEVIENRSVGATLGADSIRQSIWAGLGGIVLVIVFMVVYYRLLGVIASGALAVYAVLAIGLFTALGGVLTLPGIAGFILSLGTAVDANILIFERMKEELRAGKTLYRSVEAGFDRAWSSILDGNLTTLIACAALFFLGVGLVKGFAVTLSIGVVLSMFTAITLTRALLLVVINIPQCRQPHYFGVERIATRPQATT; encoded by the coding sequence ATGCGGAAACAGTTGCCCCTACTCCTATTTGTCTTTGCCCTGTTTGTGGCAACGATCGTTTTTCTTATTTTCCGCCCACCGCGCCTAGGATTAGATTTACGGGGGGGGTCAGTGATCACGTTGCAGGCTAAACCGAATCCCAGCCAAGGCATTCCCACAATCACACCCAGCATTTTGTCAGAGGTACGGGGAGTAGTGGAAAGACGGCTCAATGGCTTGGGCGTAGCAGAAATCGTGGTGCAGACTAGTGGCGACGATCGCATTGTCGTGCAACTTCCTGGAGTCAATAGTCCCGCCCAGGCAGAACAAGTATTGGGGAAAACCGCCCAGCTAGAGTTCCGTCCCCAGAAACGGGGCACAGAAGCCGAATTCAAAACCAGGTTGCAGGAGCGCCAACTATTGTCTTTAGAACTGTCTGACCCCAAACTCACCCCTGAAAAGAAGGCAGAGTTAGAGGCAAAGCTAGAAAAAAACAAACAGGCAATTTTGGAATTGTTTGAACCGATCGGACTGCGGGGTGATTTACTAGTCAATGCCCAAGCCACCAACGATGGCACCCAGTGGGGGGTAAGTTTGCAATTCAACAAAGAAGGGGGGGAATTATTTGCCCAAGCCTCTGCCCAAGTTGCGGGTACGGGTCGGTCATTGGGAGCATTTCTGGATGGGGAATTGGTCACTGCGCCTGTAGTGGACGCTAAGTATGCCGAGACAGGAATCACAGGGGGACGAGCGTTTATCAGCGGTAGTTTTACCGTAGAGAGTGCTACCAATTTAGCAATTCAGCTACGATCGGGAGCTTTGCCTGTGCCCTTAGAAGTAATCGAAAACCGATCGGTGGGAGCAACTTTGGGAGCAGATAGCATTCGGCAGAGCATTTGGGCAGGTTTGGGGGGGATTGTCCTGGTAATTGTGTTCATGGTGGTCTATTATCGGCTGTTGGGCGTGATTGCTAGTGGAGCATTGGCAGTCTATGCAGTGTTAGCGATCGGGTTATTTACCGCCCTGGGGGGAGTACTCACCTTGCCGGGCATCGCTGGCTTTATTCTCAGTCTAGGGACAGCCGTGGATGCCAACATCCTGATTTTTGAACGGATGAAAGAAGAATTGCGGGCGGGCAAGACACTGTATCGATCGGTGGAAGCAGGTTTCGATCGCGCCTGGTCTAGCATCTTAGACGGTAATCTGACCACGTTAATTGCCTGTGCTGCCCTATTTTTCCTGGGAGTTGGGCTGGTGAAGGGATTTGCCGTCACCCTAAGCATTGGTGTAGTCTTGAGTATGTTTACTGCCATTACCCTGACCCGTGCCCTTCTCTTGGTAGTGATTAACATCCCGCAGTGCCGGCAGCCCCACTATTTCGGTGTAGAACGTATTGCCACACGACCCCAAGCCACAACATGA
- the secF gene encoding protein translocase subunit SecF yields MKLDVIKHRHIYLSLSALVIGIGLVGMLLCGHRFGFPLRPSVDFTGGTRLSVVLVCANPPQDCGQPIDLEKLRAQLASQNYEKLTVQSAEGGRGVVVQTGDLAPTERQQLEQFLAQALQPYGTIDPNKTQIDRVGPLISQELLRGGSIALAVALLGIVLYLSVRFQPDYAVFATLALVHDVLVVSGVFAWLGLIAGVEVDSLFIVALLTIAGYSVNDTVIIYDRIRENLKQQSAPKPPPAESVPGMPTEPASIVSTEPASIVSTELVEVGAKPSPAVEAQAFHQVVNFSVNQTLTRSVNTTLTTILPLLAVLLFGGATLKFFALALLVGFIAGTYSSIFNATILLAWWRTRQVMA; encoded by the coding sequence ATGAAACTAGACGTTATCAAACACCGCCACATCTACCTCAGTTTGTCCGCCCTGGTTATTGGTATTGGTTTGGTGGGGATGTTGCTATGCGGGCACCGATTTGGCTTCCCTTTACGTCCCTCAGTAGATTTCACAGGGGGTACGCGCCTATCTGTAGTGCTAGTTTGCGCCAATCCGCCCCAGGACTGCGGGCAACCCATCGACCTGGAAAAACTGCGGGCCCAACTTGCCAGCCAGAATTACGAAAAACTCACAGTCCAGTCGGCAGAAGGGGGCAGGGGCGTAGTAGTGCAAACGGGAGATTTGGCTCCGACCGAGCGGCAACAATTGGAACAATTCCTTGCCCAAGCCCTCCAACCCTACGGCACCATTGACCCCAACAAAACCCAAATCGATCGGGTGGGACCGCTAATTAGCCAGGAACTCCTACGGGGGGGGAGTATTGCCCTAGCAGTTGCCCTCTTGGGGATTGTGCTCTATTTAAGTGTACGGTTTCAGCCCGACTATGCTGTGTTTGCCACCCTTGCCCTTGTCCATGACGTGCTTGTGGTGAGTGGGGTGTTTGCTTGGCTGGGGCTGATAGCAGGCGTGGAGGTGGATAGCTTATTCATTGTTGCACTGTTAACGATCGCTGGTTATTCCGTCAACGACACTGTAATTATCTACGACCGCATTCGGGAAAACCTCAAACAACAATCTGCCCCTAAACCACCACCTGCTGAGTCTGTCCCTGGTATGCCAACTGAGCCTGCCTCTATCGTGTCAACTGAGCCTGCCTCTATCGTGTCAACTGAGCTTGTCGAAGTTGGAGCTAAACCCAGTCCTGCAGTCGAGGCACAAGCTTTCCATCAAGTGGTGAATTTTTCCGTCAACCAGACTCTGACCCGATCGGTGAACACAACCTTAACGACCATCCTGCCCCTCTTGGCAGTGCTTTTGTTTGGCGGTGCAACTCTGAAATTCTTTGCCCTTGCCTTACTAGTGGGATTTATAGCAGGGACATATTCCAGTATTTTCAATGCCACAATTCTACTTGCCTGGTGGCGGACAAGGCAGGTAATGGCATAG